The nucleotide window CTCCATGCGCCGCACCACCAAAGCCCACCACAAGAGCACTGGTGATGACAAGAAGGTTCAGGTCACCCTTCGCCGTCTGGGCGTCACCCCGTTCAGCGACATCGACGAGGCCGTGTTCTACCGCCAGGACGGCAGCGCCTACTACTTCTCCAAGCCAAAGGTTCAGGCCTCCATGCAGACGCAGTGCTTCGTGGTGTCGGGTGACTACGAGGTTAAGtccgccgaggaggtggatgCCAAGAAGGACTAAAGTTCTCAGGGCTGTCTCTAAACTGCTCAGCTTCTCAAACGCTTTTGGGAACCTTCTcgtttccctcctctccaccagccgccactgccctCTCCGGTTGCTCTACCCTTGTTTCATCCCAGAGGCGAGGTCCTGtcgggagagagggcagaTGCGAGGGTTGGGGGATGAGtagagaaggcgaggagcagcacagctggtggtggtggtgggggggggggagaagtggGCAAGATAGATACGAGGGGAGAAAGGCAGGCGGCGCGTCTGTTGTCCTCGTCGTACCGGCTACTGCTTTCCGtccctctctgctccttTTTGCTTCACACTGGGATGTGCGTACCTTTTTCATCTTCTTTTTTGATTTCCTTTCCTGTAGCTCATTTACCTGAACACAAagtagacacacacacacacacacacacacacgcacgcacgcacatctatgcgtgtgcgcgttgGGAGGCGACAAGGGTTGCCGTCATGGgttgcagcggtggcaaggCGTCTGCATTGAGGTACACTAGTTTTCTAGTggctttcctctcccctgcctGAGGGCTACTTCtgctccttccctctcccccaatGCATGCGTGCGGAGTGACTGGGCACCTCTTTCGGTTGATTTaggaggcgagggggagagtaGGGGGTTGCAGTCTTTTGATAGAGACTGAGAATAGGGCGAAattgctgcagcaggcaagGTGTCGCCTCTTCGTTCTCCTtcgctttttcttctcccctcgcTCCTGCCAGGTGTGGTGATGTCACTGACTGTGTGTTAGTCACCTTGAGAGTTGAAGAGAGActcacacagacgcacatatatgtatgtatacatgtgtgtgtatgtgcgtctgtgtgcgaGAGGACGACTGCGGTTTTCACTCGCCATGAAGGCTTCTCCCTTCTCATTTCCTCCTCATTCCCTAAatcacccccctcccccacacacatacgcacatgcGAATCTAATGGATGCTCGTTCTCATTGTTGCCGTTTCCTTGATTCTATTCCTTCTCCGtacttcgctgctgctcctccttcccctcgcATAAACCCACATGACAACTTCGCCAatcacacagcagcacacgcctATCAAATCATCGAGTTTCTCACGATCTCCCCCCCGTTTCACTCCCCACATTGTGGTGCTTCCTTTCCTCCAATCatccttcgcctccgcctttTTCACTATCTGGGggtcttttccttccccccttgCCGTCTCTTCCGCTTTGTCACTCTCTTATCGTGTAGCTcgtttttttcctcttgaGTAGTCTCTTTCCACGTGCCTcattccctcctcccctctttgctGTTTGTTGCAGTTTCGGTAGTAACAAGGAAAGGGCGACTGGCTCAGACCCAAGAAGAAGGACAGCAGGCACTCACAGCTtatttctttttctctctgtttcctcCATCTTTGCAGGCTCGTGCGTTGTGTTGTTCTGCATCCCGGTAcggcgtgcagcagctcatccGAGGAAATACAAGAGCCACTCCCAGGCATCGAGCACGAAAGGGAAGCCTTTACAAGGCTGCTCACGCAATTCGCGGCGCATGTgaagagaacagagaagTCAAACATATTTCGAGTGTCGTCTCGTGTGGGCGGCGTTTATcgcccccccttttttttttcactccgcgcctgctgctctcttgttgttgtgttCACTTCTCATTGTAGCGTTGCTCgctgtctccctcctcctttggcTGTCTGTCCTTGTTGATACGCACACGTATATTATCAGCGGCCTGGAAGAGGCAAGGAATCAAAATGGACGCAATCAAGACGTACACGTACAAGTCAGGGGCTGTCTACGAGGGCACCTTCGATGGCAACGTGCGCTCCGGACGCGGTCACTGGACTCACCCCCAGGGAGAGACGTACGAGGGTGAGTACGATGACAACAGGCAGAACGGCCTCGGCATCTACATCTTCTCCGAGACAGGCAAGAAGTACCTCGGCAACTGGGCGGCTGGGCAGATGAACGGTGAGGGTCTGTACTTCTTCAACCGTGACGGCACGGCTTACTACTTTGGTAACTACACCAAAGACAAGAAGGATGGCGACGGCCACTACATGTACGAGACTGGCGTTATGACGGCGCAGAAGTGGGACATGGGCACGCtggtgagggaagaggaggcgccgcCATCCGAGATTGTAGAGTGCGCGGTGAGGATAAAG belongs to Leishmania braziliensis MHOM/BR/75/M2904 complete genome, chromosome 36 and includes:
- a CDS encoding putative basic transcription factor 3a, with protein sequence MPITQEQLKRRAEMVRTGGKGSMRRTTKAHHKSTGDDKKVQVTLRRLGVTPFSDIDEAVFYRQDGSAYYFSKPKVQASMQTQCFVVSGDYEVKSAEEVDAKKD